One genomic segment of Nonomuraea coxensis DSM 45129 includes these proteins:
- a CDS encoding demethylmenaquinone methyltransferase, protein MTRAQLDKQPDEVAAMFDRTARRYDLVNDVISLGQVRLWRRAVAAAVDAGPGEVVLDLGAGTGTSTDTFTTLGARAIACDFSFGMLSTGVRRHGGNALSGEGIPFIAGDAMRLPFADDSFDAVTISVALRNVHDTEAGLREMLRVTKPGGRLVVLEFSHVTVPAFDLVYREYLMRMLPRMAKVVGSNDDSYEYLAESIRAWPDQPTLASTIQRAGWERVAWRNLTMGIVAMHRAFKAA, encoded by the coding sequence ATGACGCGCGCTCAGTTGGACAAGCAGCCGGACGAGGTCGCCGCGATGTTCGATCGCACCGCCCGGCGCTACGACCTCGTCAACGACGTGATCTCCCTCGGGCAGGTCAGGCTCTGGCGCAGGGCGGTGGCCGCCGCCGTGGACGCGGGCCCCGGCGAGGTCGTGCTCGACCTGGGCGCGGGCACCGGCACCTCCACCGACACCTTCACCACGCTCGGCGCCCGCGCCATCGCCTGCGACTTCTCGTTCGGCATGCTGAGCACCGGCGTGCGCCGCCACGGCGGCAACGCGCTGAGCGGGGAGGGGATCCCCTTCATCGCCGGCGACGCGATGCGGCTGCCCTTCGCCGACGACTCCTTCGACGCGGTGACGATCTCGGTGGCCCTGCGCAACGTCCACGACACCGAGGCGGGGCTGCGCGAGATGCTCCGGGTGACGAAGCCGGGCGGCCGGCTGGTGGTCCTGGAGTTCTCGCACGTCACGGTGCCGGCGTTCGACCTGGTCTACCGCGAATATCTCATGCGGATGCTGCCCAGGATGGCCAAGGTCGTCGGCTCCAACGACGACTCCTACGAATATCTCGCCGAGTCGATCCGCGCCTGGCCGGACCAGCCCACCCTGGCGAGCACCATCCAGCGGGCCGGCTGGGAGCGGGTGGCCTGGCGCAATCTGACGATGGGCATCGTGGCGATGCACCGGGCTTTCAAGGCGGCCTGA
- a CDS encoding geranylgeranyl reductase family protein, translating into MTVPPATQADADVIVVGAGPAGSATAFYLAQAGLDVLLLEKTRFPREKVCGDGLTPRAVKQLLNMGVDVDAPGWIRNKGLRVVGGGHRFELDWPQLERFPDFGLVRTRQDFDEIVAANAVKNGVRLMEGVTVTEPVLDDRSGHIVGVRTKDGRVFRSRVVVAADGNSTRLALGMGLHKRDDRPMGVAVRTYFQSPRHDDDYLEIWLELWDGDTLLPGYGWIFGVGDGTANVGLGLLNTSAQFKNLDYRDLLRRWCKAMPADWEFTEENMTAPIRGAALPMAFNRQPHYTRGLVLVGDSGGSINPFNGEGIAYAMETGEIAAEVIAKSLKGTTPAQQERTLRTYPRTLKDAYGGYFTLGRWFVEAIGKPGVMSFGTRHGLPHPRLMRFAIKLLGNLTDRRGDASDLIINALSKVAPPA; encoded by the coding sequence GTGACCGTGCCACCAGCCACTCAGGCTGACGCCGACGTCATCGTCGTCGGCGCCGGTCCCGCCGGTTCCGCAACCGCCTTTTACCTCGCCCAGGCCGGTCTCGACGTGCTGCTCCTGGAGAAGACCAGGTTCCCGCGCGAGAAGGTCTGCGGCGACGGCCTGACCCCCCGTGCGGTCAAGCAGTTGCTGAACATGGGCGTCGACGTCGACGCCCCCGGCTGGATCAGGAACAAGGGCCTGCGCGTCGTCGGCGGCGGCCACCGCTTCGAGCTCGACTGGCCACAGCTCGAACGCTTCCCCGACTTCGGCCTCGTCCGCACCCGCCAGGACTTCGACGAGATCGTCGCCGCCAACGCGGTCAAGAACGGCGTACGCCTCATGGAGGGCGTCACCGTCACCGAGCCCGTGCTCGACGACCGCAGCGGCCACATCGTCGGCGTGCGCACCAAGGACGGGCGCGTCTTCCGCAGCCGCGTGGTCGTCGCCGCCGACGGCAACAGCACCCGGCTCGCGCTCGGGATGGGCCTGCACAAGCGCGACGACCGCCCGATGGGCGTGGCCGTGCGCACCTACTTCCAGAGCCCCCGCCACGACGACGACTACCTGGAGATCTGGCTGGAGCTCTGGGACGGCGACACGCTGCTGCCCGGCTACGGCTGGATCTTCGGCGTCGGCGACGGCACCGCGAACGTCGGGCTCGGGCTGCTCAACACCAGCGCCCAGTTCAAGAACCTCGACTACCGCGACCTGCTGCGCCGCTGGTGCAAGGCCATGCCGGCCGACTGGGAGTTCACCGAGGAGAACATGACGGCCCCCATCCGCGGCGCCGCGCTCCCGATGGCCTTCAACCGGCAGCCCCACTACACGCGCGGCCTGGTGCTCGTGGGCGACTCGGGCGGGTCGATCAACCCGTTCAACGGCGAGGGCATCGCCTACGCGATGGAGACCGGCGAGATCGCCGCCGAGGTCATCGCCAAGTCGCTCAAGGGCACCACCCCCGCGCAGCAGGAGCGCACGCTCCGCACCTATCCTCGGACGCTGAAGGACGCCTACGGCGGATACTTCACGCTCGGCAGATGGTTCGTCGAGGCGATCGGGAAGCCAGGAGTGATGAGCTTCGGGACCAGGCACGGGCTGCCACACCCGAGGCTGATGCGCTTCGCCATCAAACTCCTTGGTAATCTCACCGACCGGCGAGGCGATGCGTCAGACCTGATCATCAACGCTCTCTCGAAGGTCGCCCCACCAGCATGA
- a CDS encoding NADH-quinone oxidoreductase subunit A, protein MDLYVPILVLAVLAGGFAIFSVAIAPFTGPKRWNRAKLDAYECGIEPTPQPVGGGRFPLKYMVTAMLFIVFDIEIIFLYPWAVSFAPLRNDAGQVIMPGLGLFALVEMLLFIVTVLVAYAYVWRRKGLDWD, encoded by the coding sequence ATGGACCTTTACGTGCCCATCCTGGTGCTCGCCGTTCTCGCGGGGGGCTTCGCGATCTTCTCGGTCGCCATCGCTCCCTTCACCGGCCCCAAGCGCTGGAACCGCGCCAAGCTTGACGCCTATGAATGCGGCATCGAGCCGACGCCCCAGCCCGTCGGTGGCGGACGGTTCCCGCTCAAGTACATGGTCACCGCGATGCTCTTCATCGTGTTCGACATCGAGATCATCTTCCTTTACCCGTGGGCGGTCTCCTTCGCGCCGCTGCGCAACGACGCGGGCCAGGTGATCATGCCGGGGCTCGGGCTGTTCGCCCTGGTGGAGATGCTCCTGTTCATCGTCACCGTGCTCGTCGCCTACGCGTACGTGTGGCGCCGCAAGGGTCTGGACTGGGACTGA
- a CDS encoding NuoB/complex I 20 kDa subunit family protein, translating into MGLEEKLPSGFILSTVEAAAGWARKNSVWPATFGLACCAIELMATGGPHYDLARFGMERASASPRQADLMIVAGRVSQKMAPVLRQIYDQMAEPKWVIAMGVCASSGGMFNNYAIVQGVDHVVPVDIYLPGCPPRPEMLIDAIVKLHDKIQNMKFGAHRAKQIDELELQALRTLPVIDQGAAK; encoded by the coding sequence ATGGGACTTGAAGAAAAACTCCCCAGCGGCTTCATCCTCAGCACCGTCGAGGCGGCGGCCGGATGGGCGCGCAAGAACTCCGTGTGGCCGGCCACCTTCGGCCTCGCCTGTTGCGCCATCGAGCTGATGGCCACCGGTGGCCCCCACTACGACCTGGCGCGCTTCGGCATGGAGCGCGCTTCGGCGTCTCCCCGGCAGGCCGACCTCATGATCGTCGCCGGCCGCGTCTCGCAGAAGATGGCGCCGGTGCTGCGGCAGATCTACGACCAGATGGCCGAGCCCAAGTGGGTCATCGCGATGGGCGTGTGCGCCTCCAGCGGCGGCATGTTCAACAACTACGCGATCGTCCAGGGCGTCGACCACGTCGTGCCGGTCGACATCTACCTGCCCGGCTGCCCGCCGCGGCCCGAGATGCTCATCGACGCCATCGTGAAGCTGCACGACAAGATCCAGAACATGAAGTTCGGCGCGCACCGCGCCAAGCAGATCGACGAGCTCGAACTGCAGGCGCTGCGTACGCTGCCGGTGATCGACCAGGGGGCAGCGAAGTGA
- a CDS encoding NADH-quinone oxidoreductase subunit C: MTSPDNLPEVPDAQVPEVPAAQEPPVARRGMFGAQDSGDTSGYGGLVVRRAPQLSTPRPYGGYFDEVVDALALDDAIERVVVDRGELTLHVKRERIVEVCRKMRDEPSLRFELSLGVSGVHYPHLAGEELHAVYHLCSITHNRRVRLEVACPDADPHIPSTVSVYPGHDWHERETYDFFGIVFDGHPGLTRIMMPDDWDGHPQRKDYPLGGIPVEYRGATIPSPDRRRYYS; this comes from the coding sequence GTGACCTCGCCCGACAACCTCCCCGAGGTCCCCGACGCGCAGGTGCCCGAGGTGCCCGCGGCACAGGAGCCGCCGGTCGCCAGGCGCGGCATGTTCGGCGCCCAGGACTCCGGCGACACCTCCGGCTACGGCGGCCTCGTCGTGCGCCGCGCGCCGCAGCTGTCCACGCCCCGCCCGTACGGCGGCTACTTCGACGAGGTCGTCGACGCCCTGGCGCTCGACGACGCGATCGAGCGCGTGGTCGTCGACCGCGGCGAGCTGACCCTGCACGTCAAGCGCGAGCGCATCGTCGAGGTGTGCAGGAAGATGCGCGACGAGCCGTCGCTCCGCTTCGAGCTGTCGCTCGGCGTCTCCGGCGTCCACTACCCGCACCTCGCGGGCGAGGAACTGCACGCCGTCTACCACCTGTGCTCGATCACCCACAACCGGCGGGTGCGGCTGGAGGTCGCCTGCCCGGACGCCGACCCGCACATTCCATCCACGGTCAGCGTCTACCCTGGTCACGACTGGCACGAGCGGGAGACGTACGACTTCTTCGGCATCGTCTTCGACGGCCACCCCGGGCTCACCCGGATCATGATGCCGGACGACTGGGACGGCCACCCGCAGCGCAAGGACTATCCGCTGGGCGGCATCCCGGTCGAGTACCGCGGCGCCACCATCCCCTCGCCGGACCGGAGGAGGTACTACTCGTGA
- a CDS encoding NADH-quinone oxidoreductase subunit D encodes MSTSYDEATEGKVYSVTGADWDQVVTGVRDSEEERLVVNMGPQHPSTHGVLRLVLTLDGETVTEARGVIGYLHTGIEKNMEYRTWTQGTTFVTRMDYLSPIFNETAYCLGVEKLLGITDRVPARAQAIRVMMMELNRIASHLVAMGTFGMELGATTPFLFGYRDREMVMDLFEYITGLRMNHAYVRPGGVSVDLPAGAVDKVGEFLKEMPKRIKDIRKLLDENPVYVRRTKDVAYLDLTGCMALGVTGPILRAAGLPWDLRKSQPYCGYETYEFDVATERGCDVYSRYLVRMKEMEESLKIIEQALDRIAGPELKGQPVMIEDKKIGWPAQLALGPDGFGNSPDHIAHIMGSSMEALIHHFKLVTEGFRVPAGQAYASIESPKGELGAHVVSDGGTRPYRVHFREPSFCNLQSFPAMAEGGQVADVIAAVASIDPVMGGVDR; translated from the coding sequence GTGAGCACGTCTTACGACGAGGCGACCGAGGGCAAGGTCTACTCGGTCACCGGAGCCGACTGGGACCAGGTGGTCACCGGCGTCCGCGACTCCGAGGAAGAGCGGCTGGTCGTCAACATGGGCCCGCAGCACCCGTCCACGCACGGGGTGCTCCGCCTGGTCCTCACGCTCGACGGCGAGACGGTGACCGAGGCGCGCGGCGTCATCGGCTACCTGCACACCGGCATCGAGAAGAACATGGAATACCGGACGTGGACGCAGGGCACCACGTTCGTCACCCGCATGGACTACCTCTCGCCGATCTTCAACGAGACCGCCTACTGCCTGGGCGTCGAGAAGCTGCTCGGCATCACCGACCGCGTCCCGGCGCGGGCGCAGGCCATCCGCGTGATGATGATGGAGCTCAACCGCATCGCCTCGCACCTGGTGGCCATGGGCACGTTCGGCATGGAGCTCGGCGCGACCACGCCGTTCCTGTTCGGCTACCGTGACCGCGAGATGGTCATGGACCTGTTCGAGTACATCACGGGTCTGCGCATGAACCACGCCTACGTCCGCCCCGGCGGCGTCAGCGTGGACCTGCCGGCCGGCGCGGTGGACAAGGTCGGCGAGTTCCTGAAGGAGATGCCCAAGCGGATCAAGGACATCCGCAAGCTCCTCGACGAGAACCCCGTCTACGTGCGCCGCACAAAGGACGTGGCCTACCTCGACCTGACCGGCTGCATGGCGCTCGGCGTCACCGGGCCCATCCTGCGGGCCGCCGGCCTCCCGTGGGACCTGCGCAAGTCGCAGCCCTACTGCGGTTACGAGACCTACGAGTTCGACGTCGCGACCGAGCGCGGCTGCGACGTCTACTCGCGCTACCTCGTCCGCATGAAGGAGATGGAGGAGTCCCTCAAGATCATCGAGCAGGCGCTCGACCGGATCGCCGGCCCCGAGCTCAAGGGCCAGCCCGTGATGATCGAGGACAAGAAGATCGGCTGGCCGGCGCAGCTCGCGCTCGGCCCCGACGGGTTCGGCAACTCGCCCGACCACATCGCCCACATCATGGGCTCCTCGATGGAGGCGCTCATCCACCACTTCAAGCTGGTCACCGAGGGCTTCCGGGTGCCGGCCGGGCAGGCGTACGCCAGCATCGAGTCGCCCAAGGGCGAGCTCGGCGCCCACGTGGTGAGCGACGGCGGCACCCGCCCCTACCGCGTGCACTTCCGCGAGCCGTCCTTCTGCAACCTGCAGAGCTTCCCCGCCATGGCGGAGGGCGGCCAGGTCGCCGACGTGATCGCCGCGGTGGCTTCTATCGACCCCGTCATGGGAGGTGTGGACCGGTGA
- the nuoE gene encoding NADH-quinone oxidoreductase subunit NuoE: MTYSPEIRERLERDAKEIIGRYPKTRSALLPLLHLVQSEDGYVSDDGQEFCAEMLGISKAEVTGVATFYTMYKRRPAGDYHVGVCINALCAVMGGDEIWEQLSEHVGVGHEETTGDGRISLERLECNAACDFAPVMMVNWEFFDNQTPESAKQLVDDLRAGKDVAPTRGPKKLCTFKEASRVLAGLPDDLAGEGPSAAGPSLEGLKVAKANGWKAPEA; the protein is encoded by the coding sequence GTGACGTACTCGCCGGAAATCCGCGAGCGTCTCGAACGAGACGCCAAGGAGATCATCGGCCGTTACCCGAAGACGCGGTCGGCCCTGCTGCCGCTGCTCCACCTCGTGCAGTCCGAGGACGGCTACGTCTCCGACGACGGCCAGGAGTTCTGCGCCGAGATGCTCGGCATCAGCAAGGCCGAGGTCACGGGCGTCGCGACCTTCTACACCATGTACAAGCGCAGGCCCGCCGGCGACTACCACGTCGGCGTGTGCATCAACGCGCTGTGCGCGGTCATGGGCGGCGACGAGATCTGGGAGCAGCTCTCCGAGCACGTCGGCGTGGGCCACGAGGAGACCACCGGCGACGGCAGGATCTCCCTGGAGCGGCTGGAGTGCAACGCCGCCTGCGACTTCGCGCCCGTCATGATGGTCAACTGGGAGTTCTTCGACAACCAGACGCCCGAGTCGGCCAAGCAGCTCGTGGACGACCTGCGCGCCGGCAAGGACGTGGCGCCCACGCGCGGCCCGAAGAAGCTGTGCACCTTCAAGGAGGCCTCGCGGGTGCTCGCGGGCCTGCCGGACGACCTCGCGGGCGAGGGCCCGTCGGCCGCCGGCCCCTCCCTTGAGGGCCTGAAGGTGGCCAAGGCCAACGGATGGAAGGCCCCGGAGGCATGA
- the nuoF gene encoding NADH-quinone oxidoreductase subunit NuoF, whose protein sequence is MTTTLTPVLTANWDRPDSYTLDVYGEYAAAKKALGMDPDAVIQAVKDSGLRGRGGAGFPTGMKWGFIPQGDGKPHYLVVNADESEPGTCKDIPLMMANPHALVEGIIITAYAIRARHAFIYVRGEVLHVIRRLHAAVREAYEKGYLGTDILGSGFDLELVVHSGAGAYICGEETALLDSLEGFRGQPRLKPPFPAVAGLYASPTVVNNVESIASVPSIIANGADWFAGMGTEKSKGFGIFSLSGHVTRPGQYEAPLGITLRELLDMAGGIRAGHQIKFWTPGGSSTPIFTDEHLDVPLDFEGVGAKGSMLGTRALQIFDETTCVVRTVLRWTEFYAHESCGKCTPCREGTYWLKLVLKRLEKGQGTEEDLSTITDIADNILGRAFCALGDGATSPIHSSVKYFREEYLKHFEIGGCPFDPKKSTLWGEQ, encoded by the coding sequence ATGACGACCACGCTGACCCCGGTCCTGACCGCTAACTGGGACCGGCCCGACTCCTACACCCTCGACGTCTACGGCGAGTACGCGGCGGCCAAGAAGGCGCTCGGCATGGACCCCGACGCCGTCATCCAGGCCGTCAAGGACTCCGGCCTGCGCGGCCGCGGCGGCGCGGGCTTCCCCACCGGCATGAAGTGGGGCTTCATCCCGCAGGGCGACGGCAAGCCGCACTACCTCGTCGTCAACGCCGACGAGTCGGAGCCGGGCACCTGCAAGGACATCCCGCTCATGATGGCCAACCCGCACGCGCTGGTCGAGGGCATCATCATCACGGCCTACGCGATCCGGGCCCGCCACGCCTTCATCTACGTGCGGGGCGAGGTGCTGCACGTCATCCGGCGGCTGCACGCGGCCGTGCGGGAGGCGTACGAGAAGGGCTATCTCGGCACCGACATCCTCGGCTCGGGCTTCGACCTGGAGCTGGTGGTGCACAGCGGCGCCGGCGCCTACATCTGCGGCGAGGAGACCGCGCTGCTCGACTCGCTGGAGGGCTTCAGAGGTCAACCTCGGCTCAAGCCCCCGTTCCCCGCCGTGGCGGGCCTCTACGCCTCGCCTACCGTGGTCAACAACGTCGAGTCGATCGCGTCTGTTCCCTCGATCATCGCCAACGGCGCCGACTGGTTCGCCGGCATGGGCACCGAGAAGTCCAAGGGCTTCGGCATCTTCTCGCTCAGCGGCCACGTGACCAGGCCCGGCCAGTACGAGGCCCCGCTCGGCATCACGCTGCGCGAGCTGCTCGACATGGCGGGCGGCATCAGGGCCGGGCACCAGATCAAGTTCTGGACGCCCGGCGGCTCCTCCACGCCGATCTTCACCGACGAGCACCTCGACGTGCCGCTCGACTTCGAAGGGGTCGGCGCGAAGGGCTCGATGCTCGGCACCCGGGCCCTGCAGATCTTCGACGAGACGACCTGCGTGGTCCGCACCGTGCTGCGGTGGACGGAGTTCTACGCGCACGAGTCGTGCGGCAAGTGCACGCCGTGCCGCGAGGGCACCTACTGGCTCAAGCTGGTGCTGAAGCGCCTGGAGAAGGGCCAGGGCACCGAGGAGGACCTCAGCACGATCACCGACATCGCGGACAACATCCTGGGCCGCGCGTTCTGCGCCCTCGGCGACGGGGCGACGAGCCCGATCCACTCCTCGGTGAAGTACTTCCGCGAGGAGTACCTCAAGCACTTCGAGATCGGCGGCTGCCCGTTCGACCCGAAGAAGTCCACTCTCTGGGGTGAGCAGTGA
- a CDS encoding NADH-quinone oxidoreductase subunit G — MTVVETETNLVTLTIDGFQVSVPKGTLIIRAAELLGIQIPRFCDHPLLDPAANCRQCLVDIPDAGNGRGFPKPQPSCAIEVAEGMVVQTQLTSPVAEKAQRAAMEFLLLNHPLDCPVCDKGGECPLQNQAMSNGRGESRFQEQKRTFPKPLPLSTQVLLDRERCVQCARCIRFSDQIAGDPLIEFFERGAKEQVRTADGKPFNSYFSGNTVQICPVGALTGAAYRFRARPFDLVSTPSACEHCASGCSLRTDHRRGRVTRRLAGNDPQVNEEWNCDKGRWAFSYATQPDRLKTPLVRNEEGVLVPASWPEALTVAAEGLAKARGKAGVLVGGRVTVEDAYAYAKFARLALASNDVDFRARPHSAEEAQFLAHAVAGKGIEISYADLENAPHVLLVGFEPEEESPIVFLRLRKAALKKGLKVSSIAPFATPGLVKMGGVLVQTAPGAEADAIGELVGRLPEGTIVLAGERLATTPGALSALVRLANATGARLAWVPRRAGERGAVEAGALPNLLPIGRPVDDESARAEVARVWNVASLPATPGRDTAGILAAARDGELDALVVAGVDPYDLADPAAALDALENTPFIVSLEIRASAVTDRADVVLPVAAVQEKSGTFVNWEGRGRTFDAPLKVPGLQSDLAVIGNLADRMDVHLGLPDAKAVRRELSALGSWRGSRVPAPQLATRAQAAPAAGEALLATWHLLLDEGRLQDGEPYLAGTARPAEALVSASTAAELGVVDGDKLVVGGDVTLPVRVADLPDRVVWVPANSGGCSVTRDLHAVAGDIVTIGSAS, encoded by the coding sequence GTGACCGTCGTAGAGACAGAAACGAACCTGGTGACCCTGACCATCGACGGGTTCCAGGTCAGTGTCCCCAAGGGCACTCTGATCATCAGGGCCGCCGAGCTGCTGGGCATCCAGATCCCGAGGTTCTGCGACCACCCGCTCCTCGACCCGGCGGCCAACTGCCGCCAGTGCCTGGTCGACATCCCCGACGCGGGCAACGGCCGCGGCTTCCCCAAGCCGCAGCCGTCGTGCGCGATCGAGGTCGCCGAGGGCATGGTCGTGCAGACCCAGCTCACCTCGCCGGTCGCGGAGAAGGCGCAGCGGGCCGCGATGGAGTTCCTGCTGCTCAACCACCCGCTCGACTGCCCGGTCTGCGACAAGGGCGGCGAGTGCCCCCTGCAGAACCAGGCGATGTCCAACGGCCGCGGCGAGTCCCGCTTCCAGGAGCAGAAGCGCACGTTCCCCAAGCCGCTGCCGCTGTCCACGCAGGTGCTGCTGGACCGCGAGCGCTGCGTCCAGTGCGCGCGCTGCATCCGCTTCTCCGACCAGATCGCCGGCGACCCGCTCATCGAGTTCTTCGAGCGCGGGGCCAAGGAGCAGGTGCGGACGGCCGACGGCAAGCCGTTCAACTCCTACTTCTCGGGCAACACGGTGCAGATCTGCCCGGTGGGCGCGCTCACCGGCGCCGCCTACCGGTTCCGGGCCCGCCCGTTCGACCTGGTGTCCACGCCGAGCGCGTGCGAGCACTGCGCCTCCGGGTGCAGCCTGCGCACCGACCACCGGCGCGGCCGCGTCACCCGCCGCCTGGCGGGCAACGACCCGCAGGTCAACGAGGAATGGAACTGCGACAAGGGCCGCTGGGCGTTCAGCTACGCCACGCAGCCCGACCGGCTCAAGACGCCGCTGGTCCGCAACGAGGAGGGCGTGCTCGTGCCCGCCTCGTGGCCGGAGGCGCTGACGGTCGCCGCCGAGGGCCTCGCCAAGGCCCGCGGCAAGGCCGGCGTGCTGGTCGGCGGCCGGGTCACGGTCGAGGACGCCTACGCCTACGCCAAGTTCGCCCGGCTCGCCCTCGCCAGTAACGACGTCGACTTCCGCGCGAGGCCGCACTCCGCCGAGGAGGCGCAGTTCCTGGCCCACGCGGTCGCCGGCAAGGGCATCGAGATCAGCTACGCCGACCTCGAGAACGCCCCGCACGTGCTGCTCGTCGGGTTCGAGCCCGAGGAGGAGTCGCCGATCGTCTTCCTGCGCCTGCGCAAGGCGGCGCTGAAGAAGGGCCTCAAGGTCAGCTCGATCGCCCCGTTCGCCACCCCGGGCCTGGTCAAGATGGGCGGCGTGCTCGTCCAGACCGCGCCGGGCGCCGAGGCGGACGCCATCGGCGAGCTGGTCGGCCGGCTGCCCGAGGGCACGATCGTGCTGGCCGGCGAGCGCCTGGCCACCACGCCGGGCGCGCTGTCGGCGCTGGTCCGGCTGGCCAACGCCACCGGCGCCCGGCTCGCCTGGGTGCCGCGCAGGGCCGGTGAGCGCGGCGCCGTCGAGGCCGGCGCGCTGCCCAACCTGCTGCCGATCGGCCGCCCGGTCGACGACGAGAGCGCGCGGGCCGAGGTCGCCCGGGTGTGGAACGTCGCCTCGCTGCCCGCCACGCCGGGCCGCGACACGGCCGGCATCCTCGCCGCCGCCCGCGACGGCGAGCTGGACGCGCTGGTCGTGGCGGGTGTGGACCCGTACGACCTGGCCGACCCGGCGGCGGCGCTCGACGCGCTGGAGAACACCCCGTTCATCGTCAGCCTGGAGATCCGCGCCAGCGCCGTCACCGACCGCGCCGACGTGGTCCTGCCGGTCGCCGCCGTCCAGGAGAAGAGCGGCACGTTCGTCAACTGGGAGGGCCGCGGCCGCACCTTCGACGCGCCGCTCAAGGTCCCCGGCCTGCAGAGCGACCTCGCCGTGATCGGCAACCTGGCCGACCGCATGGACGTGCACCTCGGCCTGCCGGACGCCAAGGCGGTCCGGCGCGAGCTGTCCGCCCTGGGCTCCTGGCGCGGCAGCCGGGTGCCCGCGCCGCAGCTCGCCACCCGCGCCCAGGCGGCCCCCGCGGCCGGCGAGGCGCTGCTGGCGACCTGGCACCTGCTGCTCGACGAGGGCAGGCTGCAGGACGGCGAGCCTTACCTGGCGGGCACCGCCCGCCCCGCCGAAGCACTGGTCTCCGCGAGCACGGCCGCCGAGCTGGGCGTCGTGGACGGCGACAAGCTGGTGGTGGGCGGCGACGTCACCCTCCCCGTGCGCGTCGCCGACCTGCCGGACCGCGTGGTCTGGGTGCCGGCGAACTCCGGCGGCTGCTCGGTCACCCGTGACCTGCACGCGGTGGCCGGCGACATCGTCACCATCGGGAGCGCCTCATGA
- the nuoH gene encoding NADH-quinone oxidoreductase subunit NuoH yields MTLVLAADPTLADFGKDPLWITIIKAVMLFAFLMLGILFGVWFERKLIARMQHRYGPNRAGKFGLLQSVADGLKMGLKEDLFPRTVDKVLYLLAPVIMVIPAFLAFSIVPFAPMVNLFGVQTPLQLVDLPVAVLFMLAMGAVSVYGVVLAGWSSRSPYALLGGLRSAAQVVSYEIAMGLSFVAVFIFAGTLSTSEIVKAQADTWYAVLLIPSFLIYVVCMFGEAARIPFDLPEGEGELVGGFQTEYSSSLKFALIMMGEYLHTFTASGIAVTLFLGGWRAPLPMDWTWAHTGWMPVLWFFIKFVLTFCFIVWVRASLPRVRYDQLMSLGWKVLIPVNLAWILLVAAVRNVVVNEDNRMIGVALGVVIVVGALAIWMRFDTVNQRRKEARKAEVDAEFEQLSNEPAAGGFPVPPLDLPHYHGVQHKEIPSGTN; encoded by the coding sequence ATGACCCTCGTTCTCGCGGCCGATCCCACCCTCGCCGACTTCGGCAAGGACCCGCTGTGGATCACGATCATCAAGGCCGTGATGCTGTTCGCCTTCCTGATGCTGGGCATCCTGTTCGGCGTCTGGTTCGAGCGCAAGCTGATCGCCAGGATGCAGCACCGCTACGGGCCCAACCGGGCCGGCAAGTTCGGCCTCCTGCAGTCCGTCGCCGACGGACTGAAGATGGGCCTCAAGGAGGACCTGTTCCCGCGGACCGTGGACAAGGTGCTCTACCTGCTGGCCCCGGTCATCATGGTGATCCCCGCGTTCCTGGCCTTCTCGATCGTGCCGTTCGCGCCGATGGTCAACCTGTTCGGCGTCCAGACGCCGCTGCAGCTCGTGGACCTGCCGGTGGCGGTGCTGTTCATGCTGGCCATGGGCGCGGTGTCCGTCTACGGCGTGGTGCTGGCCGGCTGGTCGTCGCGCTCGCCGTACGCGCTGCTCGGCGGTCTGCGCTCGGCGGCCCAGGTGGTGTCGTACGAGATCGCGATGGGCCTGTCGTTCGTGGCGGTGTTCATCTTCGCCGGCACGCTGTCCACCTCCGAGATCGTCAAGGCGCAGGCCGACACCTGGTACGCCGTCCTGCTGATCCCGTCGTTCCTCATCTACGTGGTCTGCATGTTCGGCGAGGCCGCCCGCATCCCGTTCGACCTGCCCGAGGGCGAGGGCGAGCTGGTCGGCGGCTTCCAGACCGAATACTCCTCGTCGCTGAAGTTCGCGCTCATCATGATGGGCGAGTACCTCCACACCTTCACCGCCTCCGGCATCGCCGTGACGTTGTTCCTCGGCGGCTGGCGGGCTCCGCTGCCGATGGACTGGACGTGGGCGCACACCGGCTGGATGCCGGTGCTGTGGTTCTTCATCAAGTTCGTGCTGACCTTCTGCTTCATCGTGTGGGTGCGCGCCTCGCTGCCGCGCGTGCGCTACGACCAGCTCATGTCGCTGGGCTGGAAGGTGCTCATCCCGGTCAACCTGGCCTGGATCCTCCTCGTGGCCGCGGTGCGCAACGTGGTGGTCAACGAGGACAACCGGATGATCGGTGTCGCGCTGGGCGTGGTCATCGTGGTCGGCGCGCTGGCCATCTGGATGCGGTTCGACACCGTCAACCAGCGGCGCAAGGAAGCCAGGAAGGCCGAGGTCGACGCCGAGTTCGAGCAACTGTCCAACGAGCCCGCGGCAGGTGGCTTCCCGGTGCCGCCGCTCGATCTTCCGCACTACCACGGGGTGCAGCACAAGGAGATTCCCAGTGGGACTAACTGA